ACCGCGGGGAGGCCGCCGGCGGGGACGCCCAGCACGTCCATGTTGACCTGGACCAGGACCAGCGCGGCCAAGACGGGGATCGCCGCCAGGGGGTGCGTGAACGGGCGGAGCACCGCGAACCCCTTGGGGCTGTGCAGCACGAACGCCAGCAGGCAGCCGAACAGGATCATGTAGTAGGCGGCCGAGCTGAACTGCGGCGGCATCGCGAAGTGGCCGATCACGGCCAACCCGAGCAGCCCGACGGTCGCGGACGCCCGCCAGGCCAGCGCCAGCGCGCCGAGCGCCGTCAGCAGGAGGGGCCACACGACGTAGAACTTCTGCTCGATCCCCAGGGTCCAGGACTGGCCGAACACCTGACCGGGTGGCGTCCACTCGTTGGTGAAGGTCAGGTACTCGGGGAGCACGCCGGCCAGCCCGCTCGTCACGAACTCGTCGCGGACCAGCGCGAACACCACGACGAGGGCCAGCACCACGTAGTAGACGGGCATGATGCGGAACAGCCGCCGCAGGTAGAAGTCGCGGATCGACAGCCGCCCGGTGCGGTCCTGCTCGCGCACGGCCAGCGTGGTGATCAGGTAGCCGGAGAGCACGAAGAACATGTGCACGCCGATCCAGCCGTTCAGCGACACCCAGGTCGGGCCGGCATAGTGGAAGAAGACCACCATGACGGCCGCGATGGCGCGCATCCCGTCGAGCGCCGGGAAACGCCGCATGGCGAGGTACTCGCTGTGGGCAAGGGTGCTCATGGGCATCTCCAGGGTGACGGTCGCAAGCACCGGATTATCACCACGTGCCGGCGGCCTTCCCCGATCGGGGTCACTCAATCGTAGAAAGCACCGTGTCGGCCACGTGCCGACCGATCTCCAGGGCCGACGTCGCGGCGGGCGAGGGCGCGTTGAGCACGTGCACCTGCCGCGGCGCGGTGTCGATCAGGAAGTCGTCGACCAGCGACCCGTCGGCGCGCATCGCCTGCGCCCGCACACCCGCCCCGGCGCGCACCAGGTCGTCCTCGCCGACCGCGGGCACCAGCCGGGCCAGGCTCGCCGCGAACCGCCGCCGCGACAGCGACCGCAGCACCTCCTCCGCGCCGGTGCGGGCGAACCGCCGCGCCAGCTCCCACGTGCCGGGGAACCGGGCCACGTCGAGCACGTCGCGGAGCGAGACGTCCCGCCACCGGTACCCCTCGCGGTGCAGCGCGAGCACCGCGTTCGGCCCGGCGTGCACGCTGCCGTCGAGCATCCGGGTCAGGTGCACGCCCAGGAACGGCAGCGCCGGGTCCGGCACCGGGTAGACCAGGCCGCGCACCAGGTGCCTCCGGTCGGGTCGCAGCTCGTAGTACTCGCCGCGGAACGGCACGATCGTCGCGGACGGCTCCACGCCCGCCAGCCGCGCCACCCGGTCGCTGTGCAGGCCCGCGCAGTTCACCAGCGCGTCCGCCCGCACCACGTCGCTCGGCGTGGCGACCTCGACGCCGCCGCCCGACAGGGCCCGCCGGATGCCCAGCGCCGGCGTGCCCGGCCGCAGGTCCTGCTCGCCCAGCTCGCGCACCAGCGCGTCGCACACGGCCGGGAAGTCGATGACGCCGGTGCTCTCCACCCGCAGCGCGGCGACCGCGGACACCTCCGGCTCGTACTCGCGCGCCTCGGCCGCGGACACCCGCCGCGCCGGCACGCCGTTCGCGGTCGCCCGCTCGGCCAGCGCCTCCAGCCGGGGCAGCTCGTCGGCCGACGTGGCGACGACCAGCTTGCCGCACACCTCCACCGGCACGCCGCGCTCCCGCGCGTAGGCCACGATCGAGGCGTTGCCCGCCACGGACATCCGCGCCTTCAACGACCCCGGCCGGTAGTAGAGCCCGGCGTGCACCACGTTGCTGTTGTGCCCGGTCTGGTGCGCGGCCCAGCGCCGCTCCTTCTCCAGGACCACCACCTCGTGACCGCGCCGCACCAGCTCCCGCGCGGTCGCCAGGCCGACGATCCCGCCACCGATCACCACGACTCGTCGCACGGCGCAGACGCTATCCGCCCACGAGTTCCGGCAGCACGTCGGAGGCCACCCGCTCCAGCACCGCCTCGCTGCCCGCGTACACGCCCTCCGAGCGCGGCCAGTGCACGGTCAGGTCGGTGAACCCGAGTTCGCGCGCACGACCGGCCACGTCGCGGAAGTGCTCGACGCTGCTCAGCGAGTACACCGGGCAGGAGTCGGCGTTGAGGTGGAAGTCGACCGACTCCTTGGCCCGGTCGATCCCGGCGAGAACTTCGCGGAACCGCTCCGTGATGCCAGCCACGCCGCGCCACCACGCGCCCTCGTCCTCGGTCTCCGGCCCGGTGGTGACCCAGCCCGTGCCGTACTTCGCGGCGACCCCCATCGCCTTCGGCCCGTTGGCGGCCACCACGAACGGCAGCCGGGGTCGCTGCACGCAGCCCGGGTGGCCGCGGGCGTCGTGGATCTCGTAGTAGTCACCGCTGAACGAGGTCCGGTCCTGCGACAGCAGCAGGTCCAGCGCGCCCACGAACTCCTCGAACCGGCGCTGCCTGCTGCGCGGCGGCTCGTTGCCCATGACCTGCGTGTCGTACCCGGACCCGCCCGCGCCGACACCGAGCGTGAAGCGGCCGTCGGACTGGTCGTCCAGGGCCAGCAGGTCCCGCGCGAACGGCACCGGGTGGCGGAAGTTCGGCGACGCGACGTAGGTGCCCAGGCGGATGCGGGAGGTCGCCGCGGCGGCCGCGGCGAGCGTCGGCACCGCGCCGAACCACGGTCCGTCCACCAGGGACCGCCACCCCATGTGGTCGTAGGTCCAGGCGTGGTGGAAGCCGTACTCCTCGGCGGCCTTCCACTTGTGTTCGGCCATCCACCAGCGGTGTTCGGGCAGGATCACAATCCCAGTGCGCACCTCGCGACGGTATCCGACGGGCACCATGGGGGGTGTGCAGAGACCATCCCTTGTGGCATCCGACGTCGACGGCACCCTGCTCACCCCCCTCGGCGGGGTGAGCCCCCGCACCGCCGCCACGGTCGGTCGCGTGCTCGCGGAGGGCGTCCCGTTCGTCCTGTCCACCGGCCGCCCACCGCGCTGGGTGCCGGTCGTCGCCGACGCGGCCGGCCTGACCGGGTACGCCGTGTGCTCCAACGGTGCGGTGCTCTACGACATCGGCGCCGACCGCGTCGTCTCGGCCGAGCTGCTCACGCCCGTGCAGCTCACCGACCTCGCGGCGGTGCTCGACGAGGCGCTCCCCGGCTGCTCCATGGCCTCCGAGCGACTCGGCGGGAGCGCCCGCGACCCGGACAGGGCGGAGTTCATCGCCGATGAGCGCTACCTGCACCCGTGGGAGGAGGGCGCGCAGCCGCTGCCCGGCCACCAGCGCGCCCAGCTGCTCGGCAAGCCCGCGGTGAAACTGCTGGTCAGGCATCCCGGGATGACGTCGGACGAGATGGCGCGCGCGGCCGGCCCGCTCGTCGGGGACTCGGTCGCGATGACCTGGTCGACCGACGAGGGCCTGCTGGAGTTCGCCGCGCCCGGCGTGACCAAGGCCACCGGGCTCGCCGCGGTCGCCGACCGCCTGGGCGTCGCCGCCGCCGACGTGCTCGCCTTCGGCGACATGCCCAACGACGTGCCGATGCTCAGGTGGGCCGGCCACGGCGTCGCGATGGCCAACGGCCACGCCGACGCGCTCGCGGTGGCCGACGAGGTCACCGCGAGCAGTGCGGAGGACGGGGTGGCGCAGGTGCTGGAGCGCTGGTTCTGACGACCGCTCAGGCGTGGTGGGCCGCGGCGAGCGGCTTGGCCGGTTCCGCCTCGGTCCACCACGCGAACGCCTCGCGCAGCTCCTCGGGCAGGTCGGCGGGCACCTCGGACCGGGCGTAGGCGTCCGCCAGCGCGCGGATCGCCGCCTCGCCGAACCCGGCGCGGCTCATCCCGACCGCGTTGACGCCCCGCAGCCGCACCGGCCCGCCGAACGCCTTCGCGAACGGGGGCACGTCCCGCGACACGACCGCGGCCATGCCCACCATCGAGAGCGGGCCCACGACGCGGCGCTGGTGCACGACCGCGTTCATGCCCAGGTTCACGCCGTCGCCCACCCGGACGTGCCCGCCGAGCGACACGCCCGCCGACAGCGTCACCCCGGCTCCCACCGCGCAGTCGTGCGCGACGTACGCGCGGTTCAGCAGCCACGTGCCCGCGCCGATCGAGGTGGGCCGGTAGCTGCCCTGGTGGACGGTGCTCAGCTCGCGGACCGTGACACCCTCCCCGAGGTGCACGCCCGCGTGGGCGAGCTCACCGTCCCACGCCCGGTTGTGCGGTTCCGAGGTGATCTCGGGCGGCGTGCCGATCACGCAGTGGGGGCCGATCCAGCAGTTGTCCTCGACCACCGCGGGGCCGAGGACGACGGCCCCCGGGCCGATGGTGATGCCGTCCCCGAGTTCCACACCTGCGCCTACTACCGCGGTGGGGTGAATGTGGTTGACCACAGACGTCCGTCCTGATCCGGATGTGGCCCGCGCCGGTGGCCGCGGGTCGGTACGGGGTACCGTGGCGGCGCAATGCGGGCCGCGCAGCACTCTACCGGGGTCCGCGGGTGTGGCTTCGTGAAGGCGAGAGAGCGCTGCATGATCCCGATTACTGTCGTTGACGTAGCTGCCGCCGAGCAGTTGGTCCTCCAGGTGCTGCGGTCGGGCGCGATCGCGCAGGGACCGATGGTCAAGCGGTTCGAGGACGCGTTCACCGGGGTCGCGGGCGTGCCGCACGCGGTTGCCGTGAACAACGGGACGACCGCCCTGGTGGCGAGCCTCCAGGTGCTCGACCTCCAGCCGGGTGACGAGGTCGTCACCTCGCCGTTCACCTTCGTCGCCACGCTCAACGCGATCCTGGAGGCGGGTGCGACCGCGCGCTTCGCGGACATCCGCGACGACGACTTCTGCCTCGACCCGGCGGCGGTCGCCGCGGCCGTGACCCCGCGCACCAAGGTCCTGATGCCCGTGCACCTCTACGGGCAGATGGCCGACATGGGCGCGCTGGTCCCGCTGGCGGAGCAGCACGGGCTCGCCATCGTCGAGGACGCCGCGCAGGCCGTCGGGGCCACCTACGAGGGTCGCGCGGCGGGCAGCTACGGACTCGGCTGCTTCTCGCTCTACGCGACCAAGAACATCACCACCGCCGAGGGCGGCGTCATCACCACCGGTGACGACGCGCTGGCCGACCGGCTGCGGGTGCTGCGCAACCAGGGGATGCGGCAGCGCTACCAGTACGAGGTCGCCGGCCACAACTACCGGATGACCGACGTGCACGCGGCCATCGGCATCCCCCAGCTCGAACAGCTGGAGACCATCACCGACGCCCGCCGGCGCAACGCCGAGGCGCTGTCGAAGGGCCTGGCCGACATCACCGGCCTGCGCGTGCCCCAAGTCCTGCCCGGTCGCACCCACGTGTGGCACCAGTACACCGTGCTCGTCACGGACGACGCGGCGGTCAGCCGCGACGAGTTCGCGGCGAAGCTCACCGAGAAGGGCATCGGCAACGGGATCTACTACCCGAAGACGGTGTTCGACTACGACTGCTACCGGGACAACCCGAACGTCATCGCCTCGGACGTGCCGGTCGCCGAGCGGGTCGCCCGCCAGGCGCTGTCGCTGCCCGTGCACCCCAAGCTCACCGAGGCCGACCTCGACACGATCGTCACCACCGTCCGGGAGGTGCTGGGAGCATGAGCGCGCTGCCGCGGATCGCCGTCGTCGGCGTCGGCTCGATGGGATCGCTGCACGCCCGGGTCATCGCCCAGAGCGAGCGCTGCGAACTCGCGCTGATCATCGACCCGCGCGAGGAGATCGGTCGGACCGTCGCCGACAAGTACGACACGACGTGGTCGCCGGAGATGGGCGACCTCGACGGGATCGACGCGGTGGTCCTCGCGTCGAGCACCGAGAGCCACCACGGCCTCGCCCTGGAGGTGCTGGAGAAGGGCAAGCCGTTGCTGGTGGAGAAGCCGGTGTGCGCGAGCCTCCCGCAGACCGAGGAGGTCCTGGCACTCGCGGAGTCGAAGGGCCTGCCGGTCGTGTGCGGCCTGCTGGAGCGCTACAACCCGGCCGTCATGACCGCCCTCGGCATGCTGGAGGAGCCGGTCTACGTCTCCGCCGCGCGGCACTCGCCCTACACGCCGCGCATCCGCACCGGGGTCGCGTGGGACCTGCTGGTGCACGACGTCGACCTGGCGGTCCAGTGCTTCGGCGGCGCCGAGCCCGAGCGGGTCGCCGCCGGCATCGCCCAGTTCCACCCGCAGTCCGTCCCGGGCGCCGAGGACGTGGTGGACGCGCTGCTCACCTTCCCCACCGGCGGGATCGCCACGATCTCGGCCAGCAGGCTCGGGCAGCGCAAGGTGCGGTCCCTGACGATCCAGGAGCTGGAGCGCACCATCGAGGTCGACCTGCTGCGCCGCGACGTCACCATCTACCGGCACATCTCGCACGACTCGGACCCCGAGGGCCGCGGCTACCGCCAGCAGACGGTGATCGAGATCCCGGAGCTGGTCACCGCCCGCGAGCCGCTGGCGACCCAGTTGGACCGCTTCCTGGACCTGGTCGCGGGCAAGGGCGACGCGGACGACGAGCGCCGCCGCATCCTCCCGTCGCACCGG
This region of Saccharothrix longispora genomic DNA includes:
- a CDS encoding acyltransferase family protein, which translates into the protein MSTLAHSEYLAMRRFPALDGMRAIAAVMVVFFHYAGPTWVSLNGWIGVHMFFVLSGYLITTLAVREQDRTGRLSIRDFYLRRLFRIMPVYYVVLALVVVFALVRDEFVTSGLAGVLPEYLTFTNEWTPPGQVFGQSWTLGIEQKFYVVWPLLLTALGALALAWRASATVGLLGLAVIGHFAMPPQFSSAAYYMILFGCLLAFVLHSPKGFAVLRPFTHPLAAIPVLAALVLVQVNMDVLGVPAGGLPAVAGYGVVVALLVVSTLRPGPVQRVLSIAPMRFVGERSYSLYLVQGIAGTVVMLSVPAFAVHRTATGVAVTIVSLLMADLLFRWVEQPMIAFGRKVVSRPNARAERAPATAEATAGQRPEPAVAAAPAVASQPA
- the lhgO gene encoding L-2-hydroxyglutarate oxidase, which produces MRRVVVIGGGIVGLATARELVRRGHEVVVLEKERRWAAHQTGHNSNVVHAGLYYRPGSLKARMSVAGNASIVAYARERGVPVEVCGKLVVATSADELPRLEALAERATANGVPARRVSAAEAREYEPEVSAVAALRVESTGVIDFPAVCDALVRELGEQDLRPGTPALGIRRALSGGGVEVATPSDVVRADALVNCAGLHSDRVARLAGVEPSATIVPFRGEYYELRPDRRHLVRGLVYPVPDPALPFLGVHLTRMLDGSVHAGPNAVLALHREGYRWRDVSLRDVLDVARFPGTWELARRFARTGAEEVLRSLSRRRFAASLARLVPAVGEDDLVRAGAGVRAQAMRADGSLVDDFLIDTAPRQVHVLNAPSPAATSALEIGRHVADTVLSTIE
- a CDS encoding LLM class flavin-dependent oxidoreductase, coding for MRTGIVILPEHRWWMAEHKWKAAEEYGFHHAWTYDHMGWRSLVDGPWFGAVPTLAAAAAATSRIRLGTYVASPNFRHPVPFARDLLALDDQSDGRFTLGVGAGGSGYDTQVMGNEPPRSRQRRFEEFVGALDLLLSQDRTSFSGDYYEIHDARGHPGCVQRPRLPFVVAANGPKAMGVAAKYGTGWVTTGPETEDEGAWWRGVAGITERFREVLAGIDRAKESVDFHLNADSCPVYSLSSVEHFRDVAGRARELGFTDLTVHWPRSEGVYAGSEAVLERVASDVLPELVGG
- a CDS encoding HAD family hydrolase is translated as MQRPSLVASDVDGTLLTPLGGVSPRTAATVGRVLAEGVPFVLSTGRPPRWVPVVADAAGLTGYAVCSNGAVLYDIGADRVVSAELLTPVQLTDLAAVLDEALPGCSMASERLGGSARDPDRAEFIADERYLHPWEEGAQPLPGHQRAQLLGKPAVKLLVRHPGMTSDEMARAAGPLVGDSVAMTWSTDEGLLEFAAPGVTKATGLAAVADRLGVAAADVLAFGDMPNDVPMLRWAGHGVAMANGHADALAVADEVTASSAEDGVAQVLERWF
- a CDS encoding DapH/DapD/GlmU-related protein; the encoded protein is MELGDGITIGPGAVVLGPAVVEDNCWIGPHCVIGTPPEITSEPHNRAWDGELAHAGVHLGEGVTVRELSTVHQGSYRPTSIGAGTWLLNRAYVAHDCAVGAGVTLSAGVSLGGHVRVGDGVNLGMNAVVHQRRVVGPLSMVGMAAVVSRDVPPFAKAFGGPVRLRGVNAVGMSRAGFGEAAIRALADAYARSEVPADLPEELREAFAWWTEAEPAKPLAAAHHA
- a CDS encoding DegT/DnrJ/EryC1/StrS family aminotransferase; this encodes MIPITVVDVAAAEQLVLQVLRSGAIAQGPMVKRFEDAFTGVAGVPHAVAVNNGTTALVASLQVLDLQPGDEVVTSPFTFVATLNAILEAGATARFADIRDDDFCLDPAAVAAAVTPRTKVLMPVHLYGQMADMGALVPLAEQHGLAIVEDAAQAVGATYEGRAAGSYGLGCFSLYATKNITTAEGGVITTGDDALADRLRVLRNQGMRQRYQYEVAGHNYRMTDVHAAIGIPQLEQLETITDARRRNAEALSKGLADITGLRVPQVLPGRTHVWHQYTVLVTDDAAVSRDEFAAKLTEKGIGNGIYYPKTVFDYDCYRDNPNVIASDVPVAERVARQALSLPVHPKLTEADLDTIVTTVREVLGA
- a CDS encoding Gfo/Idh/MocA family protein, with protein sequence MSALPRIAVVGVGSMGSLHARVIAQSERCELALIIDPREEIGRTVADKYDTTWSPEMGDLDGIDAVVLASSTESHHGLALEVLEKGKPLLVEKPVCASLPQTEEVLALAESKGLPVVCGLLERYNPAVMTALGMLEEPVYVSAARHSPYTPRIRTGVAWDLLVHDVDLAVQCFGGAEPERVAAGIAQFHPQSVPGAEDVVDALLTFPTGGIATISASRLGQRKVRSLTIQELERTIEVDLLRRDVTIYRHISHDSDPEGRGYRQQTVIEIPELVTAREPLATQLDRFLDLVAGKGDADDERRRILPSHRAVAAVHADRLVDARRG